The Aedes aegypti strain LVP_AGWG chromosome 1, AaegL5.0 Primary Assembly, whole genome shotgun sequence sequence ctcccccctccccctagagcgttacgtaatttgtggatgccgcctgatggaatttctggtgTCATTCTAACAATTTCGTTCTGATGGAATTTTTCATAGAACTTTAAAAGGAATCCCATCAATTGGacgaattcctggtgaaatttatgatggattccttgtagaaattcttggtacaatccctggaggaattcccttttaagcttttgatggaatcaccgGTAGAACTACTGGTGTGTTTGCTAAAGAAATAGGTTGAAGATTGTGGGAAAACCCCAGTGGAATAAATAGGAACAACTCAAGAGCGCACATTTGCTACATCACCATGTCGGCGACGctgtaaaaattgtaaaattgagctatgatctctctatcgcaaaaggggccgatatgacgagatacgaccacgtcgaatgcctaacccatactaaccatctcattgagccaacgcacagtggtccaggaatcagttttacgcgtaaagatgcattttgagctttagaatgaaacattagacaaaaacggtcttctacacgcaaacaaattttgttgtataatctaccaaatccatggtagaattaagaactgcaccaacgattttcaaccgactacaaaaatctgttaagtttactataatctggtgaaaatcactgagcagtgcagtaaatttgactatgtccatagtagcatccacttcagagcattgtatttcaatccgtgacacacaccgtacaacacagtgtggtcaaaagtatgatgctaaacttctcaaatctagaatgtttctagtcaaaaatactataactctggttaaatcaacagaagaaattttcttgtgtagttatgttgactatgttttggtagagttaacagagtaatgtagtcggttgaaaatcgttggtgcagttcttaattttaccatggattcagtagtttctacaataaaattcgtTTCAgtgtacaaagttgtttgtattagttaagccctttgtttggtgttattgaaaattagggtggaccacattttcatagaaattgtgtaactaactttcttatttgtagaaatcatattatacatgcttcagcaaagttatagaccattcaatttcaagcaactttgccgaaaaaagttttttttttgtatctcttaaattgaccgattcagagctttctttttacggtgacatagggtggtccgaacaaaactggttttctggctctagagttttcaattcaagtttctcagcaaagtagtctatgaaacacttttagagctttgaaaaatgcgtattttggtgagtgaagaaactcgctatctccttccgtttaggagttattgttgtttttctctcaaaaacatgcctactttgattgtgaatatctctgattggggcaaacataaaaaatatcttttgacggcgttcaaatgaaaaaataaaaatgtatattatatcaaaaaattacagatgtgttatttttgtaactctaataaaatgccttgaaaaacaaaggattttaagcagaaaaactttaataacttttgaactaaaatagatatcaacaatatttttgcatgaaaatttgcgtttcgttaagttcttaaagtcgttcatagaccgctttgacgagaaatctgaaataagaaagatagggctctaaaactattttgaaaattttcatagtaagtatttctttattattttgcattttgagcatgaaaatgaaattttagacaaaaatgatcttctacaaaattgtttctaaaaatgtaagctttcatactgtgttatttaaaactagggtggtccacaatatcacacatatcatataatcaacttttttatttgcaaaaatacttatatatgctcttaggcaaagcggtagaacttgaaattttgatcaactttgccgaaaaaagtttttttttgtagctcaaaatttgaccaatctagagcattttttcctaatcatcaaagggtggtccaacaaaaataagttttttaacactagtttttttaatattattttctcgtcaaagtcgtctataaatgagttttagaacttaacaaaacgcaaaatttcatgcaaaaagattgttgatatctattttagttcaaaagttattaaagtttttgtgataaaaaatatttgactttcaatacgttttattagagttacaaaaataacacatctgtaattttttgatataatatacaattttattttgtcatttgaacgctgtcaaaagatattttttatgtttgacccaatcagagatattcacaatcaaagtaggcatgttttttagagaaaaacaacaataactcctaaacggaaggagatagcgagtttcttcactcaccaaattacgcatttttcaaagctctaaaagtgtttcatagactactttgctgagaaacttgaattgaaaactctagagccagaaaaccagttttgttcggaccaccctatgtcaccgtagaaaAAAAGCTCtgaatcggtcaatttaagagatacaaaaaaacttttttcggcaaagttgcttgaaattgaatggtctacaactttgttgaagcatatgtaatataatttctacaaataagaaagttagttacacaatttctatgaaaatgtggtccaccctaattttcaataaaaccaaacaaagggctcaactaatacaaacaactttgtagaagaccgtttttgtctaatgtttcattctaaagctcaaaatgcatctttccgcgtaaaactgattcctggaccatagtgcaacgTTGGCTTATGAGTAATGAGCGGTttcacagaaaatgacgactttttttcccaaatttcatttttatattttttgatttggatgaaattttgcacatgctttctttatgcccaaaaatgcctttttgcatcatcggctcgccattttgactctagccttacttttgagaagggcttaagaaaaaaatccttaaaaatttccaaaaaattataacttagaaacggtttgtccgatcagtttggtgccttccgcaaagttttaggttattgttgggactatctgaaaaaaaaatatacactgtaaaaaaaatgttgtaattttttatatatcgaaaataaagcttaaaaatcaattttctcaaaaattgtatttttgattttttttttatttttctatatatgttaaagtagacaagaaatgaagtcttttgcacagtgggtcaagatggagaaatcatagacaaaaaagttatgatttttttaaaaaaaaggatgatttttcaatatggtctaaataaactttgtgaattcttttcgacccgattttatgaaagtacgcaatattttcaacaaaaaaggtatatgagaaaattttgctaattgctaccgaaacatttgaaaagtttataatgaccatttttaacaaattcaccttttttttaaatcataacttttttgtccatgatttctccatcttgacccactgtgcaaaagactccattttgtgtctacttcaacatataaaaaaaaataaaaatacgatttttgagaaaattgatgtttaagctttattttcgatataaaaaaaattacaatatattttttacagtgtatatttttttccagctaCAGCGAGAATTTGCTGGTTGGAATaagactgccttccatctagcgaatccaacccgttagttggaacgactgacagctggttaaaatgctccagactaacGCATCTAGAGAGAAAaacgtcacgaaacgcacatatacataaacatttgttttatatatggagacttcaatgcggcGGTACTTAGACGTCAAAGTCAATTTGACATCTTAtcttgacattcgagtgctttttagttggaatattttccaaccagcgaacaaccaaccatcgagtcattccatgtagcggacccccaacgagcgaatccccactgtagtcccaacaataacctaaaactatgtggaagacaccaaactgatcggacaaaccgtttctaagttatattataatgaccgttAATTggaaattatatcataattttgtattaaaatcgctgaatctttaaaacggtaaaagttagcctgatttttctgtataccttttttgttgtaaattttgcgtactttcataaaatcgagttgaaaaatatttaaaaagtttattatgaccattttcaaaaattcaccttttttaaaaaaatcataacttttttgtccatgatttctccatcttgacccactgtgcaaaagactccattttttgtctactttaaaatataaaaaaataaaaaaatcaagaaaacgatttttgtaaaaatggattttaagctttgttttccaaataaaaaaatattacaattttttttactgtgtatattttttccagatagttccaacaataacctaaaactttgcggaagatttcaaaccgatcagacaaatagtatctgagttttaatattttgaaaattgttaaggcttttttttccttaggcccttctcaaaagtaacgctagggtaaaaatggtgaaccgatgatgcaaataggcatttttgggtataatgaaagcatatgccaaatttcagccaaatcaaaaaatacaaaagtaaaccgacattcgaattcaaatggaaccgctctaaTGTGGTACAAACTAGGCAACAGTGcaacgctaaaaataaaatctctcactgttgttcgtaggcacgcttaggagagttgAATTGCGCATCTCAGAgggccgaaggaggtgtagggttgtgaaggagcaggcttgggaactgtgaccactattcACCACAGTTTATCGATTCTgtcagtcaaccaaaacacaaagcagcagcagcatcaataccatcaggcgttgcgctgccaacggttcacacactgcttgaatgtttttgtctctcctctATGATCGTTTTTGGGCAGCCATCTTGAGGtatatgattgaaaaaaatgttaaataattcaatcgctaatatttagCTTgcgttttcaactaattgaaatctattagctctatgGGACGACTTCACGGATTCTAGCGAGTGAAACAGCGTGTTCTAATTCTAGATAAAAACTAATTTATTTGGTTTGGGATTTTCCCTTATATAGGTCAAAAACAATACATTCTAGATTTGAATGCTTCATAGTTCATATTTGAATAGTTCAATAGAGTCAATGCATTTTGTGTTCAGGCTGCTTGTCTCAATGTGCCTTGCGAGTAAATCGCAAAGTGTTGCATGGAAGATGTAGCAAGGGATGCGCTACTTGTAGTGTTGATGATGCTACAgcgctaacagcaagagcacaatcattccgttgcgatatatatatataaacgaGTTCTATTCATGCttcctttatcgagcaaaaatacaaaactccgaaaaccggaaaaatcgtgtcaccactgtacttaagtcatttcgcattcggatttgaaaaaacattgtaaagaagaagattacagttttgaagagccgtgacatttttttgttttgaacggtcatggtttgctttggattttgatggtcgtgtagaaaaatgtgaatgtcgaggtggtaaatgtttgctacagtacatttcccatccctgtgAAGGAGcatatggggtcgtgacggactttggtttcaggttggccgattgcgctgcagaagcGTTACCcattctgtggcgtagttggttaacgcgcccagtctagcgtattgggagtcctgggatcgaagcccaccagaacgattctattattttccacaattttacatctcaattggTCCacattgacttttgtgtctacgaccttcaggtattttcaaaacaccgtcggctggtttaagCTAATGAAACTATATGCAAAGaagcgaaatgttccaattggaattccaagtttactgtcaatgtcattccaatcgagcaggagacttgtcaaacactttttcacacaagctgaaaacggctcacgcaaaaatgttaccgcccacgaaaattttgcttcttctgaagtagcatattttctgaatacatgagtgtcggttgcaattttcatgctttgcataaataatgctctactcattacattggttttccaTACATTCAGTCATTTTTTCATTCGTTATCCAAACCTGTGAAAATTCAACACATCAAACCTGTGTCTCACTTTTAGCGTGGGAATCAACATTATCAGTGCTGCGTAATAGATTTGGCATagttgctagctgatttattttaaatatgatcagatttcgtctctttatAATTTAGACTCTTTAGTTTAAGCCGTAGCAGACATGACAACAAGTTTTTAAGGCAGATCTGAGGGATGGAATCTGGTTGAAGATCATCATACAAGGgaagaaaaaaattacaaaaatcgtCAACCATACTTACTTCAAGTGATGGAAATCGTGCGCCTCCGGACTGGGGAAGAACGGCAAATGGTACCCGGAGTGGGCGTTCAGCGTCGACAGAATGACCAGCGTAAACCACAACCAGGCGACCGCCACGTGACTGCCCAGCATGAAGATTCCCAGAAACGGCGGCACCAGGTTGCTGAAAATGTGCTCGATCGGATGGCAGTAGATGGCGGTGATGGCGATCGGGGCCGTCCACTCGTGGTGCTGCTTGTGGATGTACTTGTAGATGTGTCGGTTGTGCAGAAGTCTGTGGGCGTAGTAGAAACCGATTTCCTCGATGAAGATGCAGAATGATAGCTCCGCAAGCACCCAGTGGAAGGTGGGCAGCTCGCGCAGGTCGTTCAATCCTCGGAACCTCATCGCCTGGTACATGAACACGGCCATCGGGATGCCGACCAGGGTTTGGTTCATAAAAACCGTGGCGATGACCTTCAGGAGACGGGTCCTATCTACGGGTTCGTTCGTGCCGGGTTGCATCTTGTACCGGCGGATGCAGGCCGGTTTGCACGTTAGGTCGAAAATGGTGTAGATGCCTCCGAAGAACCAGTACACGAACACGGTGAACAGGGTTGTGCTAAGGACCCATAGCGTCGCGGGGTCTTCACCTGGAAGAAGGACAAGAATAGTTGTTTTAAGGGTTCAGGACATCTATGAGGTTGACCCTACCTGTGAAATCGATAAACCGATCCCAATGTGCTTGCCAGAAGTCCCCAGACGCACCCCAGAACCGCTGAAGGTGCCTAAGAATAAAAGTTCGTAAGTTAACAAAAATCGTAGCAACCCTAGACCTGAGTCAGTTACCATGTGAGAGTGTTTCTGAACGCGGCAAAGCCTACTAGGAAGAAGCTCACAATGACCAGAAAGCTGTAGAGAGACGAAAGTAGATTCGGGTTCTGTGGATCCAGTTCAGTTTGAGATTGTTGCTCCGAGGTCTGCTGCTTCTTTGGCGATGGATCATGTTTTGGAGTGCCAGTTGAGGGTTGCGTTGGCAAAACCTCCGGACTGGAGTCGGTGTCCACCATTTCTGTTGGGAAACTCTGTAAGAGAAATCGGGCCAGAGTCGAAGCCTTTAGTCACATGTGAGCGGAAAGCCGGCAACAGGTGGTCGCCATGGGAACGCGAACGCAAGGAGCAAAACAAACAAAGCAGGCTGATGCAGAGCGGATAAAGTTTTCCTCTCGCAAGCTCTGTTATCGTTTTCGTTTGGGACACGGGAACGGAAAACACAACAGAGAGTCAATTTTGGTATTTTGTGATGATGCTACACGGCTGACTGTGGAAGGAAAATCGATAAATTGATTTTTCCGTTCCAACCCAATGTGTTTCCCGGTGGTCTTTACTGAGATGCAATTCTGATTACAATTGATGATATCGGCACAAGAATTTGGTTTTCGTCATAAatttgttgaattcaaacatgaAATTGGTCACTTTTATAATCTAAGAATCTGTAACCTTGCTGATCATAGCAGACCTTTCGAACAATAAAATTCAGATAAGGCGCAATATCAGTCACGTCATTTGCAGTTTACTAATGATTCCCCTAATCTTATGTAATGCATCTTTATTCAgatatgaacaatttttaaCACAAGGAACAAGTTTTTCGTGATTGAACAATCACACAAAGAGGCGTTCTTTGTTAAATCTCGCATCATGAGCACAGAAGTTAAAAACGCAGTAGGCGgccatcaattttttttttgcatatctTAAGGAGTAAAACAAAGAACAGCTGACGGGGATGCTTTCCGCTATTTCGCCGTTTCCAACCGCCTGGATGGCGAACCAAACTTTTTCACAGCACTTGAAATTCGAAATTTTACTGGAAAGCCTTCTTTGCTTTTGGATACCCATTCGCACCTGGATTTGAGAAATACGGCTTTGTTCTTGGGAAAACTTGCGATGTACACTCGACCACTGACAAAGTGATACTGTTGAAAACAATCGGAACTGGCTGGTTTGGGGTGTTGTATTGGTTGGAACGGGTCAGCATGTACATAACCATAGCATAAATGCGATACTTACGGAGACGGACAGATACAGTGTGGGTCACGGGTTTAGACAAAAGTATGGTATCGAAACTGCCGAGCAGAAATTGATACTTCCCTGAATTCCATCTCTAATTTTTACCAGGTTAAAGCATCgaggattctacaagaaatttttccaaacttCCTAGAGTTCCAGcaagaattatttgaaaattgaagtGTGACTCctcagattattattatttatttatttaaggtacagtgggggtagcagtggggtaagtggatcatttgtccatattaagcataaatacttgaatatgttgaatgcatTCGCACCATtacttcgttttaggttatattcttacgtccacactaataatattgcaaaactggtaatacacgtacactaacacaaacaaacttattagctgcaaaaatcgaataatttcaaaattgttttctatcattcaaaaatccattgcatcactgtctaaaatcgaatactattagttttttcaacacatggtgagcatttcagttctaattgagtgaatcacaatgaaaaatatgtgatgtaaaaaaataaatactgaTATATTGAACATGGTACACttccccctactttttaatgggatggggtaagtggatcaagcatTGTTATCGCATATTACCAGAATGCTAATGCGAATTTGAATTAGTTAAATTATcctcaaatgttgttttccttcatttttttttttcattcccagTTTACATTTGTCAAAGTTCCATAGAAAATgtaattaatccacctaaaagtattttgaatctttctttccggtatgaaaaatattaaagaatatatattgcaaaattcaaacaaaacttttcgtggatTATCTGAGCCGAATTGTGAATGagcaaaataaacacattttacaatttaaagcatattatcgtaccttatttgacgatataaattgttctagacagatggtaCAATTATATTCATGAAtggaataaaaagatttcagtttgttaaacaaaagtaaatgtaactaatatttttaaactacgactgtttttcgaaaacatcattaggaataatcctacaatacttctgtttaCCTTATGAGAATAAAACAGatggattttctccaaattattctagttacaataTTTCTTTTAGTGTGAAttaatgtataaatatttttcataatattttgataaaataaagatactttttaatttcaaaagtatcaaaatgtaataaaactagcactaataacaagaacgagagtaaaagcattcttactatacataattacacctcatttgttttgagaatagacttttttattggtgatccacttaccccac is a genomic window containing:
- the LOC5576071 gene encoding fatty acid hydroxylase domain-containing protein 2, whose translation is MVDTDSSPEVLPTQPSTGTPKHDPSPKKQQTSEQQSQTELDPQNPNLLSSLYSFLVIVSFFLVGFAAFRNTLTWHLQRFWGASGDFWQAHWDRFIDFTGEDPATLWVLSTTLFTVFVYWFFGGIYTIFDLTCKPACIRRYKMQPGTNEPVDRTRLLKVIATVFMNQTLVGIPMAVFMYQAMRFRGLNDLRELPTFHWVLAELSFCIFIEEIGFYYAHRLLHNRHIYKYIHKQHHEWTAPIAITAIYCHPIEHIFSNLVPPFLGIFMLGSHVAVAWLWFTLVILSTLNAHSGYHLPFFPSPEAHDFHHLKFNQCFGVLGVLDRLHGTDTLFRNTKAYARHIMMLSFIPAREAFPESAKKAF